One genomic window of Metopolophium dirhodum isolate CAU chromosome 4, ASM1992520v1, whole genome shotgun sequence includes the following:
- the LOC132943115 gene encoding serine--tRNA ligase, cytoplasmic, with protein MVLDLDLFRTEKGGNPDQIRENQRKRFKDPSLVDKVVEADGKWRQLRFKADNLNKLKNLCSKTIGEKIKSKEPQPKDGGDVAPDFVLDTITVDVLKPLSVEQIKKVRILIDNALTQNDKDLLDVEKTRNDSFKEISNFLHESVPLSNDEEENAVVAMVGDCTVKKKYSHIDLIHMIDGVDADAGTTVSGTRGYYLKGPAVFLQSALVQEALRRWDDKGYKPLYTPFFMRKEIMQEVAQLAQFDEELYKVIGKGSEKVGDHNLDEKYLIATSEQPIAALHRDQWLPEASFPIRYLGVSTCFRQEVGSHGRDTRGIFRVHQFEKVEQFVLTSPFDNQSWILFDEMINNSKQFYNDLGIAYRVVNIVSGALNHAAAKKLDLEAWFPGSGAFRELVSCSNCLDYQSRRLLVRYGQTKKMNEKVDYVHMLNATACATTRVICAILETYQTETGIKVPEILKKYLPTRYQDEIPFVKSAPIDEEDTKKQKKQKEGMKNKK; from the coding sequence ATGGTGCTCGACTTGGACTTGTTCCGAACAGAAAAAGGAGGCAACCCGGACCAGATTCGTGAAAACCAAAGGAAACGTTTCAAAGATCCAAGTTTGGTGGACAAAGTTGTCGAAGCCGACGGCAAGTGGCGGCAGCTGCGTTTCAAAGCGGACAATCTAAACAAGTTGAAAAACCTCTGCAGCAAAACGATCGGCGAGAAGATCAAATCTAAGGAACCGCAGCCCAAAGATGGTGGCGACGTCGCGCCTGATTTCGTTTTGGACACGATTACAGTCGacgttttgaaaccattatcaGTGGAACAAATCAAAAAAGTGCGCATACTCATCGACAATGCTTTGACCCAAAACGACAAAGACCTGCTTGACGTAGAGAAAACGAGAAACGATTCGTTCAAAGAAATCAGTAATTTCTTGCATGAATCGGTCCCGTTAAGCaatgatgaagaagaaaacGCTGTGGTTGCCATGGTTGGTGATTGTACGGTCAAGAAGAAGTACTCTCATATAGATCTAATTCACATGATCGACGGTGTAGATGCTGATGCAGGAACCACAGTATCGGGCACCCGAGGATATTATCTCAAAGGTCCAGCTGTGTTTTTACAATCTGCACTAGTCCAAGAAGCCTTGCGCCGATGGGATGACAAAGGATATAAACCATTGTATACACCGTTTTTTATGAGGAAAGAAATTATGCAAGAAGTCGCTCAACTTGCTCAGTTTGATGAAGAACTTTATAAGGTAATTGGCAAAGGTAGTGAAAAAGTTGGTGACCataatttagatgaaaaatatttgatcgCAACTTCTGAACAACCAATAGCAGCACTTCATCGTGACCAATGGTTACCTGAAGCTAGTTTTCCTATTCGCTATCTTGGAGTATCAACATGTTTCCGACAAGAAGTCGGATCTCATGGAAGGGACACAAGAGGAATATTCAGAGTACATCAATTTGAAAAAGTTGAACAGTTTGTTTTAACGTCCCCTTTTGATAATCAATCTTGGATTTTATTTGatgaaatgattaataattcaaaacagtTTTATAATGACTTAGGCATTGCTTACAGAGTTGTTAACATTGTATCTGGTGCATTGAATCATGCTGCAGCCAAGAAACTCGACTTGGAAGCATGGTTCCCTGGATCTGGGGCATTCCGTGAATTGGTATCTTGCAGTAATTGTTTGGATTATCAATCAAGAAGATTACTAGTACGGTATggtcaaacaaaaaaaatgaatgaaaaagtTGATTATGTGCATATGTTAAATGCTACTGCATGTGCTACAACTAGAGTGATTTGTGCTATTTTGGAGACTTATCAGACCGAAACAGGAATCAAAGTGCCAGAAATATTGAAGAAATACTTGCCAACCAGATATCAAGATGAGATACCATTTGTGAAGTCGGCTCCCATTGACGAAGAAGAtacaaagaaacaaaaaaaacagaaggagggaatgaaaaataaaaaataa
- the LOC132943114 gene encoding SEC14 domain and spectrin repeat-containing protein 1-B, producing MEAADIIPVLQERVATLPGGRDLDGRPLVVVVVQPWINGHLDTALRYYSSLYSPETRQTGLCVVLDAQRSTWKTTKSVMHKVFEILDVNIGAMLIVRLDVFWDKQRVDNCTKSRTEGEPIFVPLSRIHKYVSQDQLPTDLGGSWTYNHEQWIHNRVRVEEFIKSSEIAVSDMEKLRQHLTNNQDLLKHSTADIVLTVSGEKFNIVIDHVKKVSQSGQTVCQRIDKMYADQGQPFPQDVLDTKESLDRYMRIVHDKMMVVVDCWNGVQKKVDSIKEMRYLEQGIKHVVNWILGPGEEMLNGKQQVGYDIVSAEEYKRNHEAFELQCRDTYGHYAELLHKINNLPNSNSQCYKDLLAQRDFMDFVCRSFATRLERRRNLLITSARFFRLVAEYFQTTSDVYETLVMGTDIEALESADNTLLQLKKQQENIEQIERDLVKEGEKLSDMLSMPVKNAMGVVLNVDYEADIVNVSEILEMTKARCQLFCDSVELQRLTLQQVSYVLNYETDASQAIQWLEDLYHVLLKSHYHVGSNAEEIQAQKEEHQAFQETAKGTYDYGCQLLNAALSLRQSCKLTETRNSTLANSLWQSWKQLDDISQEQLTRLRVSTVYHRNVDKYCGQLRELMETVQTIQDENNNNTSKHKGRLRKCLVSREKILLEVGRSVRLGRMLKTRLREPLCVQQKNEDVRYLNESAVDSVCQKLSVVTELAEQLDFTLSGLAQSTVTHVLDDSSGNVTQEWYVNLNKSPDRNKDCVTVTKMDENILCGSSRSDAEDFVTASDCTGTPPSRSSSSYHTPSEGEATSNSPWWELDTIIDAETTMDSSKCMQLTDESQQDIDVKIELEENESESANTSDLQLNTDDVAATEKSLPILDEQVSSDAIDEGIIILQSPEYEQETNNNDCTFYKQNLAKQALAGVF from the exons ATGGAGGCAGCCGACATCATACCCGTTCTTCAAGAACGCGTCGCCACCTTACCTGGAGGCAGAGACCTGGACGGGCGGCCGTTGGTCGTTGTCGTCGTACAGCCGTGGATCAACGGCCATTTGGACACGGCCCTAAGATACTATTCGTCTCTATACAG tCCAGAAACAAGACAGACGGGGTTGTGCGTTGTGCTCGATGCTCAGCGAAGTACATGGAAGACAACCAAGAGCGTCATGCATAAAGTGTTTGAAATATTGGACGTGAATATCGGAGCGATGTTAATCGTGAGGTTGGACGTGTTTTGGGACAAGCAACGTGTAGACAACTGTACAAAGTCTAGGACTGAAGGAGAG CCAATTTTTGTGCCGCTGTCTAGAATCCACAAGTACGTGTCACAAGATCAGTTACCCACTGATCTGGGAGGATCTTGGACTTATAACCACGAGCAATGGATACACAATCGTGTG AGAGTCGAAGAGTTCATCAAAAGCTCAGAGATCGCCGTGTCTGATATGGAGAAACTCAGACAGCACTTGACCAATAATCAGGATTTGCTCAAGCACAGCACAGCCGACATCGTGCTGACCGTGTCAGGTGAAAAGTTTAACATCGTCATCGATCACGTGAAAAAGGTATCTCAATCCGGTCAGACAGTGTGCCAGCGGATAGACAAAATGTACGCGGATCAGGGGCAACCGTTTCCGCAGGACGTTTTGGACACCAAAGAATCGCTCGACCGGTATATGAGAATCGTCCACGATAAAATGATGGTGGTCGTCGACTGTTGGAATGGAGTACAGAAAAAAGTCGACAGTATTAAG GAAATGCGATATTTGGAACAAGGTATAAAACACGTCGTCAATTGGATTCTCGGGCCGGGTGAAGAGATGTTGAACGGCAAACAACAAGTAGGCTACGATATTGTATCGGCAGAGGAGTACAAAAGAAATCATGAAGCGTTCGAACTTCAGTGCcgg GATACCTATGGACATTATGCTGAACTACTGCACAAAATTAATAACCTCCCTAACTCCAACTCCCAATGCTACAAAGACCTATTGGCTCAACGGGATTTCATGGATTTCGTGTGCCGAAGTTTTGCTACACGGTTAGAAAGAAGGAGAAATTTACTAATAACGTCAGCTCGATTTTTCCGATTGGTCGCAGAG TATTTTCAAACTACTAGTGACGTTTACGAAACTTTGGTAATGGGTACTGACATTGAAGCCTTAGAGTCAGCTGACAATACTCTGTTACAGTTGAAAAAACAGCAAGAGAAtattg AACAAATCGAAAGAGATTTAGTAAAAGAAGGCGAAAAGTTATCTGACATGCTATCGATGCCAGTTAAAAACGCAATGGGAGTCGTGTTGAACGTCGATTACGAGGCGGACATTGTAAACGTGTCTGAAATATTAGAAATGACTAAGGCCAGATGTCAATTGTTTTGCGATAGCGTAGAACTGCAGCGATTGACGTTGCAACAGGTTTCGTATGTACTAAACTACGAGACAGACGCTTCACAA GCAATCCAATGGTTAGAAGACTTGTATCACGTTCTGCTCAAATCTCACTATCACGTAGGATCTAATGCGGAAGAAATTCAAGCTCAAAAAGAAGAACACCAAGCGTTCCAAGAAACCGCTAAA GGTACATACGATTACGGTTGCCAGTTGCTTAATGCTGCTCTGTCCCTACGACAATCCTGTAAATTGACCGAAACGAGAAATTCTACACTCGCCAACAGCCTATGGCAGTCTTGGAAGCAACTCGACGATATCAGTCAGGAGCAATTGACGCGGTTACGGGTGTCTACCGTTTACCACAGAAATGTCgataag TACTGCGGACAGCTCAGAGAGCTAATGGAAACCGTGCAAACCATTCAAGACGAGAACAACAACAACACCAGTAAACACAAAGGTCGATTGCGAAAGTGTCTGGTGTCGAGGGAGAAAATCCTGTTGGAAGTCGGCCGGTCCGTTCGACTCGGACGCATGCTCAAAACTAGGCTACGCGAGCCTCTTTGCGTTCAACAAAA GAATGAAGACGTACGGTATCTCAACGAGAGCGCGGTGGATTCGGTTTGTCAGAAATTGTCCGTGGTCACAGAACTAGCCGAACAGTTGGACTTCACTCTATCCGGGTTGGCCCAGAGTACGGTTACGCACGTGCTAGACGATTCCAGCGGTAACGTTACACAG GAGTGGTACGTGAATCTGAACAAATCGCCCGACAGAAATAAGGACTGCGTCACGGTGACAAAAATGGATGAGAACATCCTCTGCGGTAGTAGCCGTTCGGACGCCGAAGACTTTGTGACGGCTTCTGACTGTACCGGTACGCCGCCCTCCAGGTCATCTTCATCGTACCACACTCCGTCCGAAGGAGAAGCGACTTCCAATTCGCCGTGGTGGGAACTAGACACCATCATCGACGCCGAAACGACGATGGACAGTTCCAAGTGTATGCAACTAACGGATGAATCTCAACAg GATATCGACGTGAAAATCGAACTGGAAGAAAACGAGTCAGAATCGGCGAATACCAGCGATCTGCAGCTGAATACTGACGACGTTGCCGCCACAGAGAAGAGTCTACCGATTTTGGACGAACAGGTCAGCAGCGACGCAATAGACGaaggaattattattttacaaagtccAGAATATGAACAGGAAACCAATAACAACGATTGTACGTTTTACAAGCAGAATTTAGCCAAACAAGCATTAGCTGGAGTGTTTTag